In Streptomyces sp. NBC_00878, a single window of DNA contains:
- a CDS encoding SMI1/KNR4 family protein: MTTGRLGQQAAPPNAAYAGQVVRFPDPVRAARHPRGVRVDERGYPDFSFYARAAAEIADPPEGFGVDELRLTDYVSANAAMAADGHDLWDTIPPVATPHGWTWHHVPGTRRLELVPVEVKALLRHHGGLATAAVDQNKRGTRPLQETRPAHFGLPKAAVAVTEQQVLGVEEDLGYRLPGAYRSFLKAAGGCAPMGAALDAELGLLVDQPFFTVRDEAAVNDLVYVNKCLRDHLTKDYLGVGFVQGGLLAVKVKGERLGSVWFCAYDDARDQDLWAPPERVQRLLLPCGDDFDQFLFRLAGNPPELETVANLMVDGGFARAVPVPAVSSVGE; the protein is encoded by the coding sequence ATGACGACAGGTCGGCTCGGGCAGCAAGCCGCGCCGCCGAACGCGGCGTATGCCGGGCAGGTCGTACGCTTCCCGGATCCCGTCCGGGCGGCGCGTCACCCGAGAGGTGTACGTGTCGATGAGCGCGGCTATCCCGACTTCTCGTTCTATGCGCGGGCCGCCGCGGAGATCGCCGATCCGCCCGAGGGGTTCGGGGTCGACGAACTGCGGCTGACCGACTACGTCTCCGCGAACGCGGCGATGGCCGCGGACGGGCACGATCTGTGGGACACGATCCCGCCCGTCGCCACTCCGCACGGCTGGACCTGGCACCACGTGCCGGGGACGCGGCGGCTGGAGCTCGTACCGGTCGAGGTGAAGGCGCTTCTCCGCCATCACGGCGGGCTCGCGACCGCGGCCGTCGACCAGAACAAGCGTGGGACCCGGCCTCTTCAGGAGACCCGGCCCGCGCATTTCGGCCTCCCGAAGGCAGCGGTCGCGGTGACCGAGCAGCAGGTGCTGGGTGTCGAGGAGGACCTCGGGTACCGGCTGCCGGGGGCGTACCGGTCGTTCCTGAAGGCCGCGGGCGGGTGCGCTCCGATGGGGGCCGCGCTCGACGCCGAGCTGGGGCTGCTGGTGGACCAGCCGTTCTTCACCGTGCGGGACGAGGCCGCCGTCAACGACCTCGTGTACGTCAACAAGTGTTTGCGTGACCACCTCACCAAGGACTACCTGGGGGTCGGTTTCGTGCAGGGCGGCCTGCTCGCCGTGAAGGTCAAGGGCGAGCGCCTCGGGTCCGTGTGGTTCTGCGCGTACGACGACGCCCGTGACCAGGACCTGTGGGCGCCTCCGGAGCGGGTGCAGCGGCTGTTGCTGCCCTGCGGGGACGACTTCGACCAGTTTCTGTTCCGGCTCGCGGGCAATCCGCCGGAGCTGGAGACCGTGGCGAACCTGATGGTGGACGGTGGCTTCGCGCGGGCTGTGCCGGTGCCCGCGGTGTCTTCGGTGGGGGAGTGA